The genomic region GGATCGCGATCGTGGTCGTTCGCCTGCCCTACATCGCCAACTTCACCGACTTCGCCCCGCTGGCCGCCGACCCCGACATCGAGCTGCGCTACGCGCGCCGCCCGGAGGAGGTCCGGGAGGCGGCCCTGGTCGTGCTCCCGGGCTCGAAGGACACGCTGGCCGATCTGCGCTGGCTCCACACGAGCGGGTTCGCCGAGGCGCTCCGGGGCTACGTGGCGCGGGGCGGGCATCTGGCCGGGATCTGCGGCGGGCTCCAGATGCTGGGCCGCGTCGTGGAAGATCCCGACGGGCTCGAGAGCGGCGGACGAACCGAAGGTCTCGGCTGCCTGCCGGTCACCACGGTGCTGGGCCGCGGGAAGATCACCCGGCGGGTCCGCGCGCGTCTCCCGGGCGGCGGCGAGCCGTTCGAAGCCTACGAGCTCCACCTGGGTCGGACCCGGCTGGAGGACACCGCCACGCCGTTCGCCTTCGTCGAAGAGCCCGGGGGGCCGCGGCCGGACGGCGTGGTGTCGGCCGACGGCCGAGTATGGGGCAGCTACCTTCACGGAGTGTTTGACGCCCCCCACGTCCGGCGCGTGCTCCTCGCCGGGCTGGAGCCCACAGCGATCCCGTCGGCGCCGTCCGAGGACTACCGTGCCCTCCGCGAGCGCGAGTACGGGCGCCTCGCCGCGGTCGTTCGCGCCCACGTCGACGTCGCGGCGCTCGTCAAGCTCATCGACGTCCGGGTCCCCGGGGCCAGGTCATGAGCGACACGCGCGCGGTCCTGGCGGCGCTGGTCCTGTCGCTCGCGCTCCACGCGGGGCTGGCAGCCACCCTCCGGGGGCTCGGATTCGGCCCCGAGCCGGTGGCGAAGGCGCGGGATCTGCCGCCGCTCTTCGTCGACCTCGGCGAGCCCATCGTGGCCGTCTCGAGTCCCGCATCGCGCGCCACGCCGTCGTTCCCCTCCGCCGACCGCGCGGCGCGTCCGGCCGCGCGGCCCCCGGCGCCGCGGCCCGCGCCGAGGGCCGAGCCTCCGGCGCCCACGCCGGAAGCACCGGTGCCCGTCGAGAGCGGTCGACCGCCGGCGGTGGAGCCGCCTCGGCCGCCGGACTCGCCCGCGCCGCTGCCCGGCGCCCCGGCCCCGCCAGCCTCCGACTCGCCGGCGGCCGCGCCGATCGCGCCGGCCGACCCGACGCCGGCACCGGAGCCGGCGGGCGCGAGCGGCGGAGGCCCGCGGCCGGATTCCTTCGAGTCGGCGGAGGCCGGTGGCACGCCGGTGGCCAGCGGCGCGGACCCGACGCCCGGGACGTCGCCGTCCGCCGCCGACACCGGGCCGCGCGCCGCCGGCGGGAGCGCGGGGTCGGTCCCGACCCGAGCCGACCCGGAACGCGCGTCCGCGGCGACGTCCGGAGGCGAGGGGGGAGCCGCCGCCAGCGCGAGCCGCGAGGAGATCGCGGCGCTGCCGGGTGGTTACGGGGCCGCGATCCCGCCCGAGTACGACACCTACGTCCGCGCGCTCCGGCGCCGGATCCAGGAGCGACTCGTCTATCCATGGCTGGCCATCCGCCACCGGGTTCAGGGAACCGTCGAGCTCGAGATCCGGATCGGCGTCGATGGCCGGCTGGCCGGGGTGTCGGCGACGAGTCGGGAGAGCCCCGCCGTGCTGCGCGAGGCCGCGGTGCGCGCCGTGCGCGACGCCACCCCGCTGGCGTTTCCCTCCGGCCTCATGACGCGCGCCCTCACGATCCGGTTGCCCGTCGTCTTCGAGCTCCAGTGAGGACGCGCCTCGCGTGGCGCCTTTTTCTTGGCGAGCGTTTCCGCCGGTGGGCTATAGTGGGTGAAATTGTCTGAAACCGTGACGATCGACGCCAGCAGCATGGCTGACGACGTGACGCTCGTGCTCTCGGACGCGGTTCGCGAGGCGCTGGCCCGGGCGGGTCTGCCGCCGGTTCCGCGGGACGACATCGTGTGGGACGTCCCGCGCGAGGCCGCGCACGGCGACTATGCCACCAACGTCGCCATGGTGCTCGGGAAGGCCCAGCGGCGGCCGCCGCGCCCGCTGGCCGAGACCATCCGGGACCACCTGCCGCCCATTCCCGCGGTCGAGCGAGCCGAAGTGGCCGGCCCGGGCTTTCTCAACGTCTTCCTCTCTCCGGCGTTCTGCCAGCGCGGACTGGCCCGTATCCTCGCCGTCGGCTCCCGGTTTGGCGAGGGCACCGAGGGCCGCGGCCTCAAGGCGCAGGTGGAGTTCGTCAGCGCGAACCCGACCGGCCCGCTCACCCTCGGGCACGGACGGCAAGCCATCCTCGGGGACTGCGTGGCCCGCCTCTTCGAGGCGATGGGCTACGAGACGGTCCGCGAGTACTACTTCAACAACGCAGGCCGCCAGATGCGGGTCCTGGGCGAGTCGGTGCGGGCCCGGTACCTGGAGCTCATCGGACGGCCGGCGGCCTTTCCCGAGGACGGGTACCAGGGCGAGTACATCCGCGAGATCGCCCAGGGGCTCCTGGACAAGCACGGCCAGGCGCTGGCCGGCGATGGCCACGAGCCGGTCTTCCGCCAGGCCGCCGAGGACGCGATCTTCGCGGACATCCGGCGGACGCTCGACCGGCTGGGGATCCGCTTCGACGTCTACTCCAACGAGGCCTCGCTTTACACCGACGGCAAGGTCGACGAGACGCTGGCCGCCCTCCGGGCGCGCGGCCTCGTCTACGACAAGGACGGCGCGACCTGGCTGCGGCTGTCGGCCATGGATCGACCGCAGGATCGGGTGCTGGTGAAATCGAGCGGAGAGCCGACCTACCGGCTCCCGGACATCGCGTACCACCGGGAGAAGCTGCGCCGGAGCTTCGATCGGATCCTGAACGTCCAGGGGGCCGACCACATCGAGGAGGCCAAGGATGTGGTGGCGGCGATCTCTGCCCTGGGCCTCCCGGCCGAGCGGATCCGCTACCTCATCCACCAGTTCGTGACGATCACGCGCGGGGGTGTCGAGGTGAAGATGTCCACCCGCCGGGCGACCTACGTGACGGTGGACGACCTCCTCGATCAGGTCGGGAGCCCGGACGTCTTCCGTTACTTCATGGTGACCCGGAGCCCGGAGAGTCACCTGAACTTCGACCTCGAGGCCGCCACCGAGACCGACTGGCAGAAGAACCCGGTCTTTTACGTCCAGTATGCGCACGCCCGGGTATCGAGCATCGAGAAGCACGCCCGGGAGCGCAGTGTGCCGTCGCCGACGACCGCCGAAGAGTGGGCCGAGGTCGATCTGAGCCGCCTCGCCATGCCGGAAGAGCTCGCGTTGATCAAGGCACTCCTCCGGTACCCGGCCCTGGTGGCCGGCGCGGCCCGGGCCTGCGAGCCCCATCGCGTGGCCACCTACCTCCACGACCTGGCGGCCCAGTTCCACGGTTACCATCACCTCGGCACCCACAACCCGACCTTCCGCGTCGTGCGGCCCGAGGACCCGGCCTTGACGCGAGCGCGGCTGGCCCTCACCCGGGCCGTCGGGCAGGTGCTCGAGAACGGCCTCGGTCTGCTCGGCATCAGCGCACCGGAGTCGATGTGAGGTGGTGAACGAGCGCCGGATGCGGGAAGCCCGGCACGAGTTCCGGATCGGCACCCGGCAGCTCGTGGTGCTCGGCGGCGGCTTCGCGGTGATCTGCGCCCTGACCTTCGCCCTCGGGGTGCTGGTGGGACGCGAGCTCACGGCCACGTCGGCGCCGGGAAGACGGGGGGTCGGCGCTGCGACGCCGGTGACGCCCACGACGCCGGTCGCCGGCCAGGCGCGGCCGGCGGCGCCGCCGAAGAAGGAGCGAACCGGCTCCGACGAGCGCCTCACCTTCTACCAGACGCTGACCGCCCCGACGCCCGACCTGCCGGCCGTCCAGCCACCAAAGGTGGAGGAGCGCATCGTGCCACGCGAGGCCCCGGCGCCGGCGGCGTCGGCGGCCGCTTCGCCCCCGAGGGACGAAGGGCGCCCGCCCGCTCAGCCCCCCGCGCGACGCGGGCCGCCCCCGGTCGCGGCACCGACGGCACGGCCGAGCGCCTCGGCCGCGGCCCTCGCGCCGGAACCTCAGCTCTGGACGGTGCAGGTGAGCTCGTTTCGCAGCCGGGGCCTCGCCGAAGAGCTCAAGAGCCGGCTGGTTGCCCAGGGCTTCGACGCCTACCTCGTGTCGGTGGCGACCGACGAGGGGCGCGTGCGCCATCGCGTGCGCGTCGGCGGGTATCCGACGCGGGCGGAGGCCGAGCGGGTAGCCTCCGAGCTCCGGGCCGAGCGGAGCCTGAACCCGTTCGTGACCACGCGTTCCCGCTAGAGCGGCGGCTTCCCTGTCGTGCGCGCCGTTCCCCCACCGCCCGGGTTGAAGCGGGTCCTGATCGACGCGGACGAGCTGGCCGCGCGCGTCCGCGAGCTGGGCCGGCAGCTCAGCCAGGACTACGCCGATCGGGAGCCGATCCTGATCGGTGTCCTCACGGGCGCGGCCGTGTTCCTGGCCGACCTCATGCGGGCGATGGACGTGCTCGTGCGCTGCGACTTCATCGGGGTCTCGTCCTACGGGACCGCCTCCCGGACGTCGGGGATCGTGAAGATCACGGCCGATCTGTCGGTGTCGATCGAGGACCGCGAGGTGGTCCTCGTGGAGGACATCATCGACACCGGCCGGACGATCGCCTACCTCCGGCGGAACCTGGAGACCCGCCACCCCAAGAGCCTCCGCGTCTGTACGCTGCTCGACAAGGTCGAGCGGCGCGAGGTGTCGGTCGACCTGGACTACGTCGGGTTCACGATCCCCAACGAGTTCGTGGTGGGCTACGGGCTGGACCATGCCGGGCTCTACCGCAACTTGCCCTACCTGGCGGCCCTGGATCTCACCGGAGCCCGCTCGGCCTAGCTGTTTCGGGGGGGTCTCGGAAGACCCCCCCGATGCCCCCCCTCTCGGGTTGGGTGGGTGGGCGCGGCGGCACAGCCGCCGCTCGGAGCGCTGCTCGACGCTTCGCCCGCTCGGGGCGAGCTGCCGGATTACTCCGACACGCTCCGAAGGATGGCGGGAGGGGTCTCCGACGGCCCCCTCCCGGACCGTCCCTCCGGGGAATCGCGCCTCCACGCTCGCCCGGGAATGCGCTCGGCAGCGGGGTCGATGTCCTGTTCCGACAGGCTGGCCACGGGTGATGCGGCCATCGGCCGTGTGCTATACTGGCCGTGCGCTTCGTATGTGCGCGCGCGATCTGCCAAAGGTCGGCCTCGTGACGGGCGGAAGGAGGGTGGCCGTTCCGGAATGAATCCCTTCTACAAGAATCTCGCCCTGTGGATGGTGATCGGGCTCGTCGTCGTGCTGCTGTTCAACGTCTTCAGCGGCCTGACGGAGAAGGGTGGGCTGGAGCCACCGAACTATTCCGACTTCCTGAAGAACATCGAGTCCGGCCGGGTCGAGTCGGTGACGATCCGCGGGAACCTGGTGACGGGGCGCCTCAAGGACGGCGGGGAGTTCCGGACCTACATCGTCGAGTCGCCGGATCTCATCAAGCTCATGCGGGATCGCGGGGTCCGGATCGCCGTCAAGCCGCCGGACCAGAACCCCTGGTACATGTCGCTCCTCATCTCGTGGTTCCCGATGGTCTTGTTCATCGGCGTGTGGATCTTCTTCATGCGCCAGATGCAGGGAGGCGGAGCGAAGGCGCTCTCCTTCGGGAAGGCGCGGGCCCGCCTGATCTCGGAGAAGCACAACAAGATCACCTTTGCCGATGTGGCCGGGGTCGACGAGGCCAAGGAGGAGCTCCGCGAGATCATCGAGTTCCTCAAGGATCCCCAGAAGTTCCAGAAGCTCGGGGGGAAGATCCCGAAGGGCGTGCTCCTGGTCGGTCCCCCCGGCA from Candidatus Methylomirabilota bacterium harbors:
- the hpt gene encoding hypoxanthine phosphoribosyltransferase; this translates as MRAVPPPPGLKRVLIDADELAARVRELGRQLSQDYADREPILIGVLTGAAVFLADLMRAMDVLVRCDFIGVSSYGTASRTSGIVKITADLSVSIEDREVVLVEDIIDTGRTIAYLRRNLETRHPKSLRVCTLLDKVERREVSVDLDYVGFTIPNEFVVGYGLDHAGLYRNLPYLAALDLTGARSA
- a CDS encoding SPOR domain-containing protein produces the protein MNERRMREARHEFRIGTRQLVVLGGGFAVICALTFALGVLVGRELTATSAPGRRGVGAATPVTPTTPVAGQARPAAPPKKERTGSDERLTFYQTLTAPTPDLPAVQPPKVEERIVPREAPAPAASAAASPPRDEGRPPAQPPARRGPPPVAAPTARPSASAAALAPEPQLWTVQVSSFRSRGLAEELKSRLVAQGFDAYLVSVATDEGRVRHRVRVGGYPTRAEAERVASELRAERSLNPFVTTRSR
- the argS gene encoding arginine--tRNA ligase, with translation MKLSETVTIDASSMADDVTLVLSDAVREALARAGLPPVPRDDIVWDVPREAAHGDYATNVAMVLGKAQRRPPRPLAETIRDHLPPIPAVERAEVAGPGFLNVFLSPAFCQRGLARILAVGSRFGEGTEGRGLKAQVEFVSANPTGPLTLGHGRQAILGDCVARLFEAMGYETVREYYFNNAGRQMRVLGESVRARYLELIGRPAAFPEDGYQGEYIREIAQGLLDKHGQALAGDGHEPVFRQAAEDAIFADIRRTLDRLGIRFDVYSNEASLYTDGKVDETLAALRARGLVYDKDGATWLRLSAMDRPQDRVLVKSSGEPTYRLPDIAYHREKLRRSFDRILNVQGADHIEEAKDVVAAISALGLPAERIRYLIHQFVTITRGGVEVKMSTRRATYVTVDDLLDQVGSPDVFRYFMVTRSPESHLNFDLEAATETDWQKNPVFYVQYAHARVSSIEKHARERSVPSPTTAEEWAEVDLSRLAMPEELALIKALLRYPALVAGAARACEPHRVATYLHDLAAQFHGYHHLGTHNPTFRVVRPEDPALTRARLALTRAVGQVLENGLGLLGISAPESM
- a CDS encoding TonB family protein, with the translated sequence MSDTRAVLAALVLSLALHAGLAATLRGLGFGPEPVAKARDLPPLFVDLGEPIVAVSSPASRATPSFPSADRAARPAARPPAPRPAPRAEPPAPTPEAPVPVESGRPPAVEPPRPPDSPAPLPGAPAPPASDSPAAAPIAPADPTPAPEPAGASGGGPRPDSFESAEAGGTPVASGADPTPGTSPSAADTGPRAAGGSAGSVPTRADPERASAATSGGEGGAAASASREEIAALPGGYGAAIPPEYDTYVRALRRRIQERLVYPWLAIRHRVQGTVELEIRIGVDGRLAGVSATSRESPAVLREAAVRAVRDATPLAFPSGLMTRALTIRLPVVFELQ